One Thalassotalea atypica DNA window includes the following coding sequences:
- a CDS encoding 2Fe-2S iron-sulfur cluster-binding protein, translating into MDWIRKIHKWTSLLVGVQFLLWLFSGIYFNLMDHHKAGGHQYRAHVHHESQVDKSKLVEPKSVLGKAKAATSVKLTEILGQPYYLVNHEKGLYPNFKNRYSLYHAYTGELTNIDDDFARKLALQSYNGPGKIVSAQFISGKIEDFPKQKNPSWQVTFNDEVNTSVYVDGGSGWIVGHSDDDKRFASIFFMLHFMDYGNEGSFNNLQIILFAFVTLWLSTTGLIWTVDLVARGQYKVKWLAKQRQVKLFDKHQQSLGEVKLSTHDNLLHELEQHSIILPSSCGGGGTCGRCRVLISPNAKVTSADTQQFNQEQLNEGFRLACQHFSNDVEHMTLMDVTDANKVTLELLDNRFVSPDIKELRFKVIGEPFAFKAGAFMRFLIPAGQGNYLPVDIPSNYQVHWQGTQAQHYHHDACSRSYSIANADSANGELVFTIKMLPAQSSEHLPGIGSNFMGNLALNQTIEALGPFEDFYVKPENGSTLVLIGAGSGMAPLKAIIEEQLANGANKSIVFIYGARTEQDLIYQQEFYQLAKSDSRFTYLPTLSKPNKDWLGAQGYAQEVLKMNLSSFNDLSNLDFYLCGPKGMMDETIALLKHHDIEDNRISFDDFS; encoded by the coding sequence ATGGATTGGATAAGAAAAATTCATAAATGGACATCTCTTTTGGTTGGTGTTCAATTTTTACTTTGGCTATTTTCTGGTATCTATTTTAACTTAATGGATCACCATAAAGCAGGGGGGCATCAATACCGAGCCCATGTTCACCACGAGAGCCAAGTTGATAAAAGTAAACTTGTTGAGCCTAAAAGCGTGTTGGGCAAAGCCAAGGCAGCAACATCTGTTAAGTTAACTGAAATTCTAGGCCAGCCGTATTATTTGGTTAATCACGAAAAAGGCTTGTACCCGAACTTCAAAAATCGCTATAGCCTTTATCATGCTTATACTGGCGAGTTGACTAATATAGATGATGACTTTGCCAGAAAACTTGCCTTGCAGTCATACAATGGTCCGGGGAAAATCGTCTCTGCACAATTTATTTCTGGAAAAATAGAGGATTTTCCAAAACAGAAAAACCCAAGTTGGCAAGTTACCTTTAATGATGAGGTCAATACCAGTGTCTATGTTGATGGCGGCTCTGGATGGATAGTCGGGCACAGTGATGATGATAAGCGCTTTGCCAGTATTTTCTTTATGCTTCATTTTATGGACTATGGCAATGAGGGCAGCTTTAATAACCTGCAAATTATTTTATTTGCGTTTGTCACGTTATGGCTATCGACTACCGGTTTGATTTGGACTGTCGATCTCGTAGCCAGAGGACAATATAAGGTTAAATGGCTAGCCAAGCAGCGTCAGGTCAAATTGTTTGATAAACACCAGCAAAGCCTAGGCGAAGTGAAACTTTCAACACACGATAATTTACTCCATGAACTTGAACAGCACAGCATCATTTTACCATCGAGTTGTGGTGGCGGTGGCACTTGCGGCCGTTGTCGCGTGTTAATTAGTCCAAATGCTAAAGTCACTTCTGCAGATACGCAGCAGTTCAATCAAGAGCAATTAAATGAAGGCTTTAGGTTAGCCTGTCAGCATTTTTCTAATGATGTTGAACATATGACTTTAATGGATGTTACCGATGCTAATAAAGTTACACTTGAACTGCTCGACAACCGTTTTGTTAGTCCTGATATTAAAGAACTAAGGTTTAAAGTCATAGGTGAGCCTTTTGCCTTTAAAGCGGGTGCCTTTATGCGCTTTTTAATTCCAGCGGGTCAAGGAAATTATCTGCCTGTAGATATACCAAGTAACTATCAAGTGCATTGGCAAGGTACACAAGCGCAGCATTATCACCATGACGCTTGTTCTCGCAGTTACTCTATTGCTAATGCTGATAGCGCAAATGGCGAGTTAGTCTTTACCATTAAAATGTTGCCAGCTCAATCTAGCGAGCACTTACCGGGCATTGGCTCTAATTTTATGGGGAATTTAGCACTAAACCAGACGATTGAAGCATTAGGCCCATTTGAAGACTTCTATGTTAAACCCGAAAACGGCAGCACTTTGGTGTTAATTGGTGCTGGCTCAGGCATGGCGCCGTTAAAAGCGATCATTGAAGAGCAACTTGCAAATGGGGCGAACAAGTCGATCGTGTTTATTTACGGCGCTCGAACCGAGCAAGACTTGATTTATCAACAAGAGTTTTATCAATTGGCTAAATCCGACAGCAGGTTCACTTATTTACCAACACTTTCTAAGCCAAATAAAGATTGGCTAGGAGCGCAAGGGTATGCGCAAGAGGTGCTAAAAATGAACCTTTCAAGTTTTAATGATTTGTCGAATTTGGATTTTTATCTATGCGGTCCTAAAGGGATGATGGATGAAACGATAGCGTTGCTAAAACACCACGATATTGAGGATAACCGTATATCATTTGATGATTTTAGTTAA
- a CDS encoding 2-oxoacid:acceptor oxidoreductase subunit alpha — protein sequence MSNKTNTKSKVPTLKSVNELVIKFANVNGTGSASANNMFAKAIFRMGIPVTPKNIFPSNIQGLPTWYEVRISEKGYQGRREGIDMMVAVNPQSMDKDVKSVRAGGYFVYDSTRPIDIRYIREDIHYIGIPLTDICRQEYTDARQRQLFKNVIYIGALAALLGIEFNVLSDLVGDQFKGKQKLIAPNIHALELGYQYANNHFDCPLAIRVERRDLVKDRILTTGNNATGLAAVYAGATVAAWYPITPSTSVVEAFEKYASRLRIDAGTGLKNYAIVQAEDELSAIGMVIGAAWNGARSFTATSGPGISLMSEFLGLAYFAEVPAVLINVQRAGPSTGMPTRTQQPDVLSCAYASHGDTKHVLLFPSNPKECFDLTAEAFDATDRLQTPVIVMPDLDLGMNDHLCEPFTWDDSCRYDRGKVLNAAQLDELSARGKRFGRYNDVDGDGICYRTYPGTHPTKGAFFTRGTSRDPYAVYSEDGDVYVENVNRLNRKFITAKQILPAPEQVPAKNTNKKSEVGVIYYGTSDASTREALDILAAEGVFIDGLRIKAFPFHSLVEQFIHNHQQIFVIDQNRDGQMRTLLVNELDAQPSKLIKLLSYDGMPITAQNIRQQIENHLFTEKTKKKTANTKRGK from the coding sequence ATGAGTAATAAAACAAATACAAAATCAAAAGTACCTACTCTAAAGTCGGTCAATGAATTGGTCATAAAATTTGCCAACGTTAACGGTACAGGCTCTGCTAGCGCTAATAACATGTTTGCTAAAGCGATTTTTAGAATGGGGATTCCTGTTACCCCAAAAAATATTTTTCCTTCAAATATTCAAGGGTTACCCACATGGTACGAAGTACGTATCAGTGAAAAAGGCTATCAAGGACGACGTGAAGGCATCGACATGATGGTTGCTGTTAACCCGCAGAGTATGGATAAAGATGTTAAGTCGGTACGCGCGGGCGGCTACTTTGTTTACGACTCCACTCGTCCTATAGATATTCGCTACATACGCGAAGACATCCACTATATCGGTATACCACTTACTGACATATGCCGCCAAGAATATACGGATGCGCGTCAACGCCAATTATTTAAAAATGTTATTTATATCGGCGCGTTAGCAGCGTTGCTTGGCATAGAGTTTAATGTGCTGTCTGATTTAGTCGGCGATCAGTTCAAAGGCAAGCAAAAGCTAATCGCACCGAATATTCACGCGTTAGAGCTTGGTTATCAATATGCCAATAACCATTTTGACTGTCCTTTAGCTATTCGCGTTGAACGACGTGATTTAGTAAAAGATCGCATCCTAACCACAGGCAACAATGCTACAGGATTAGCAGCCGTTTATGCAGGTGCTACTGTTGCGGCTTGGTATCCTATTACGCCTTCAACGTCGGTTGTTGAAGCGTTTGAAAAATATGCATCAAGGTTAAGAATAGATGCCGGCACAGGTCTAAAGAATTATGCCATTGTCCAAGCAGAAGATGAGCTGTCTGCTATTGGCATGGTGATTGGTGCTGCTTGGAATGGGGCACGTAGCTTCACAGCAACCAGTGGGCCAGGTATTTCTTTAATGAGTGAATTCTTAGGGCTGGCCTATTTTGCCGAAGTTCCTGCGGTTTTGATTAACGTGCAACGTGCTGGACCGTCAACAGGTATGCCAACACGTACACAACAGCCTGATGTGTTGTCTTGTGCTTACGCTTCTCACGGTGACACTAAGCATGTGTTGTTATTTCCTTCAAACCCGAAAGAGTGTTTTGATTTAACCGCAGAAGCCTTTGATGCTACCGATCGCTTACAAACGCCTGTTATTGTCATGCCAGATTTGGATTTAGGTATGAACGATCACCTATGTGAGCCATTTACATGGGACGATAGCTGTCGGTATGATCGCGGTAAGGTGCTTAATGCAGCGCAACTTGACGAGCTAAGCGCACGAGGTAAACGTTTTGGCCGGTACAATGACGTTGACGGTGATGGCATTTGTTATCGCACTTACCCCGGTACCCATCCTACTAAAGGTGCTTTTTTCACTCGCGGTACATCAAGAGACCCTTACGCCGTTTACAGTGAGGACGGCGATGTTTACGTTGAAAACGTAAATCGTTTAAATAGAAAATTTATCACCGCCAAACAAATATTGCCTGCCCCCGAGCAAGTACCGGCAAAAAACACCAATAAAAAGTCTGAAGTCGGTGTAATTTATTACGGCACCAGTGACGCTTCCACTAGAGAAGCGCTTGATATTTTGGCTGCCGAAGGTGTGTTTATTGATGGCTTGCGTATTAAAGCGTTTCCGTTTCATTCACTAGTTGAGCAATTTATTCATAATCATCAGCAAATTTTTGTCATTGACCAAAACCGAGATGGCCAAATGCGCACTTTGCTTGTCAATGAACTAGATGCTCAGCCAAGTAAGTTAATCAAATTACTCAGTTACGACGGTATGCCTATTACTGCTCAAAACATTCGTCAACAAATTGAGAACCACTTATTTACTGAGAAAACGAAAAAAAAGACCGCCAATACCAAGAGAGGTAAATAA
- a CDS encoding FAD-dependent oxidoreductase, giving the protein MDIKKKENIEFFHQVVDCQYACPAHTPVPEYIRLIAQGKYNEAYMVNWQSNVFPGILGRTCDRPCEPACRRGRLGDDEEPVAICRLKRVASDNKNNISSLLPNIPTKKNGKRIALIGAGPASLTVARDLMPLGYNITLYDEQYKGGGMIRSQIPSFRLPDEVLDEEVNYVLDMGVHTLFNQRVDSLKAVLQQNFDAVFIGTGAPKGRDLALPGREEARANIHIGVEWLANVAFKHTSAIGKKVIVLGGGNTAMDCCRTALRLGGKDVTVTVRSPFESMKASPWEIEDAQHEGIPILDNHVPKEFIVEDSKLVAMRFEKVKAEFDEQGNRSLIPLDEPPVIIECDDVLIAVGQSNSFPWIERDIGIAFNKWDMPKVNRETFATTHEKVFIGGDAAFGPENIITAVAHGHQAAISIDLYCHGKDIKQRPDAGVNLLSQKMGVHEWSYDSPVSNDDRNAVPLMELKEALKNLSNEVELGFDEQRAISEAARCLNCDMQTVFTEDKCIECDACVDVCPTKVLTMTGKEEDESTLRDKLTIPAKNLEQPLYVSGDLATGRVMVKDEDICLHCGLCAERCPTGAWDLQQFTYIEAKACDNLAHKAE; this is encoded by the coding sequence GTGGATATAAAAAAGAAAGAAAATATCGAATTTTTCCACCAAGTTGTTGATTGTCAATATGCATGCCCTGCTCATACCCCCGTCCCAGAATACATCCGCTTAATTGCTCAAGGTAAATACAACGAAGCCTATATGGTCAATTGGCAGTCCAACGTATTTCCAGGCATCTTAGGTAGAACCTGTGATCGCCCTTGTGAACCCGCATGCAGGCGCGGACGATTAGGTGATGATGAAGAGCCCGTAGCAATATGTCGTTTAAAGCGAGTAGCTAGCGACAACAAAAACAACATATCCAGTTTATTACCTAACATCCCAACGAAGAAGAACGGGAAACGGATTGCACTTATTGGTGCAGGCCCTGCATCACTCACTGTTGCACGAGATTTAATGCCATTAGGCTATAACATCACTTTATACGATGAACAATACAAAGGTGGCGGTATGATCCGCAGCCAAATACCCAGCTTTCGCCTACCCGATGAAGTACTGGATGAAGAAGTTAACTATGTATTGGATATGGGCGTTCATACCCTTTTCAATCAACGGGTCGACTCACTCAAAGCGGTTTTACAGCAGAATTTCGATGCCGTTTTTATAGGCACAGGAGCGCCAAAGGGAAGAGATCTAGCACTCCCTGGGAGAGAAGAAGCTAGGGCAAATATTCATATTGGTGTTGAATGGCTTGCTAATGTTGCTTTTAAACATACCAGCGCTATTGGTAAAAAAGTGATTGTATTGGGTGGTGGTAATACGGCAATGGATTGTTGTAGAACCGCATTACGATTGGGAGGCAAAGACGTCACTGTTACCGTACGTAGCCCTTTTGAATCCATGAAAGCTTCTCCATGGGAAATAGAAGATGCGCAACATGAAGGCATTCCTATTTTGGACAATCATGTACCGAAAGAATTTATTGTCGAAGACTCTAAGCTAGTCGCTATGCGTTTTGAAAAAGTAAAAGCTGAATTTGATGAGCAAGGTAATCGTAGTTTAATTCCCCTAGATGAACCCCCCGTTATTATCGAATGTGACGACGTGCTAATTGCCGTTGGCCAATCAAATAGCTTTCCTTGGATAGAGCGAGACATCGGCATCGCTTTTAATAAGTGGGATATGCCAAAAGTTAATCGCGAAACATTTGCCACCACGCATGAAAAAGTCTTTATCGGCGGTGACGCGGCATTTGGCCCCGAAAATATTATTACGGCAGTCGCTCACGGTCACCAAGCCGCAATATCAATTGATTTATATTGCCATGGAAAGGACATAAAACAACGGCCAGACGCAGGTGTGAATTTGCTCAGCCAGAAAATGGGGGTACATGAATGGAGCTATGACAGTCCGGTCAGTAATGACGACAGAAATGCCGTGCCATTAATGGAGCTAAAAGAAGCCCTTAAGAACTTGAGCAATGAAGTAGAACTAGGTTTTGATGAACAGCGAGCCATTTCGGAGGCCGCGCGTTGTCTCAATTGTGATATGCAAACGGTATTTACTGAAGATAAGTGTATTGAGTGCGATGCTTGCGTTGATGTCTGTCCGACAAAAGTTTTAACCATGACGGGCAAGGAAGAAGATGAATCGACGCTTAGAGATAAATTGACCATTCCCGCTAAAAACCTAGAACAGCCACTTTATGTTTCCGGTGACTTAGCAACAGGTCGAGTAATGGTTAAAGATGAAGACATATGCCTGCATTGTGGCTTATGCGCTGAGCGTTGCCCAACAGGAGCCTGGGACTTACAACAATTTACCTATATTGAAGCTAAAGCCTGTGACAATTTAGCGCATAAGGCAGAATAA
- a CDS encoding TIGR01212 family radical SAM protein (This family includes YhcC from E. coli K-12, an uncharacterized radical SAM protein.) — protein sequence MSAFPNLWHNRRYFPISQYFKQRLGDKVVKISVSVAETCPNRRHGKTNNACIFCDEWGSAAYHLERDRELLDQIRENKKWVQRRHKCEKYMVYFQSYTNTLDRVSELKERFDIALSEDYIHGIVLGTRPDCLPERIFELLDDTSKKAYTLVEIGAQSFYDDQLEFLKRGHTAQQNIDAINMLADKTGVDVGIHLIFGMQGDSDERIIETAKLINSLPISNVKLHNLHVLSNTPLEEMYRRGEFIPDDLSAYAKKVILFLQHLSPDVAVQRLTALASRWDELIAPKWTAQKMQPIEYIEEKMTTADVWQGKLYSE from the coding sequence ATGTCTGCATTTCCAAACTTATGGCACAATCGCCGTTATTTTCCTATAAGCCAGTATTTTAAGCAACGACTGGGTGATAAAGTCGTTAAAATTTCAGTCAGTGTTGCTGAAACGTGCCCCAACAGAAGACACGGTAAAACGAACAATGCTTGTATATTTTGTGATGAATGGGGCTCGGCTGCGTATCACCTAGAACGTGATCGTGAGCTACTTGATCAAATCAGGGAAAATAAGAAGTGGGTGCAACGTCGTCACAAATGTGAAAAATATATGGTCTATTTCCAGTCATATACCAATACGCTTGATAGAGTCAGTGAGCTTAAAGAGCGCTTTGATATCGCTTTATCAGAAGATTACATACATGGCATTGTATTAGGCACTAGACCTGATTGCTTACCTGAGCGTATTTTTGAGTTGCTTGATGATACTAGCAAAAAAGCCTACACCTTAGTTGAAATAGGTGCTCAAAGTTTTTATGACGACCAATTAGAATTTCTAAAAAGAGGGCATACTGCGCAGCAAAATATTGATGCGATAAATATGTTGGCGGATAAAACCGGTGTTGATGTGGGCATTCATTTAATCTTTGGCATGCAGGGTGATAGCGATGAGCGCATTATCGAGACGGCAAAACTGATAAATTCATTGCCAATCAGTAATGTGAAGTTACACAATCTACATGTACTCTCTAACACGCCATTGGAAGAAATGTATCGCCGAGGTGAATTTATCCCAGATGATTTATCTGCGTACGCTAAGAAAGTTATTCTATTTTTACAACATTTGTCTCCAGATGTAGCGGTACAACGTTTGACTGCATTGGCTAGCCGCTGGGATGAGCTAATTGCGCCTAAATGGACTGCGCAGAAAATGCAGCCAATAGAATATATCGAAGAAAAAATGACTACCGCCGATGTTTGGCAAGGTAAGTTATATAGTGAGTAA
- a CDS encoding 2-oxoacid:ferredoxin oxidoreductase subunit beta: MTFIRPDFRHPQSPKNDIGYTSKDYEGALSTLCAGCGHDSISAALIQACFEMSIEPHKVAKISGIGCSSKTPTYFLGNSHGFNSVHGRMPSVTTGANLANRELKYVGVSGDGDSASIGLGQFAHVVRRNLNMLYIVENNGCYGLTKGQMSATTDVDSVNKSGMLNEHQPIDLVNLALELGATFVARSFSGDKGQLVPLMKAAMSHRGFAFIDVVSPCVTFNNNVGSTKSYDYIREHNEATSALDFVPMKDEITTSYEQGASQEVTLHDGSVIHLTKAISGFDPCDRRAAIDAIKDHNERGEILTGLLYVDTDPTDLHDMSGTSCKPLNSLNEDVLCPGNATLQSINESFR; encoded by the coding sequence ATGACCTTTATTCGCCCAGACTTTCGTCACCCTCAATCGCCGAAAAACGATATTGGCTATACATCGAAAGATTACGAAGGTGCATTATCAACACTTTGCGCTGGCTGTGGTCATGACTCTATCAGCGCAGCACTTATTCAGGCGTGCTTTGAGATGTCAATAGAGCCGCACAAAGTTGCAAAAATATCAGGCATTGGCTGTTCCTCTAAAACACCCACTTATTTTTTGGGGAACTCGCACGGTTTTAACTCCGTACACGGCAGAATGCCCTCAGTAACAACTGGCGCTAATTTGGCCAACCGTGAATTAAAGTACGTTGGCGTTTCTGGCGATGGTGATTCCGCTTCTATTGGTCTAGGTCAATTTGCCCACGTCGTGCGTCGAAACCTCAATATGTTGTATATTGTGGAAAATAATGGCTGCTATGGCTTAACCAAAGGGCAAATGTCGGCGACCACAGATGTTGATTCCGTCAATAAATCAGGGATGCTTAACGAACACCAACCTATAGATTTAGTCAATTTGGCCTTAGAGTTAGGCGCTACGTTTGTAGCACGGAGTTTTTCTGGTGATAAAGGCCAACTCGTTCCATTAATGAAAGCGGCCATGTCACACCGTGGATTTGCCTTTATCGACGTGGTATCACCTTGTGTAACTTTTAACAATAATGTGGGCTCAACAAAAAGTTACGACTATATTCGTGAGCATAACGAAGCGACCTCCGCTCTTGATTTTGTGCCAATGAAAGATGAGATTACCACCAGTTATGAACAAGGCGCTAGCCAAGAGGTAACCTTGCATGACGGCTCAGTGATTCACCTAACCAAAGCAATTTCCGGTTTCGATCCTTGTGATCGCAGAGCTGCTATCGATGCAATTAAAGATCACAATGAGCGAGGAGAAATATTGACGGGGCTGCTTTATGTTGATACCGATCCCACTGATTTACATGATATGTCTGGCACTAGCTGTAAACCGCTTAATTCATTAAACGAAGATGTATTGTGTCCCGGCAATGCAACACTCCAATCAATCAATGAGAGTTTTAGGTAG
- a CDS encoding AraC family transcriptional regulator produces MPAPHLNCITTPDLNHDKPSDGAYVSGSYLLLMLPVLDELGIDQKLFFHQEQIDLKRLTDVNYRITNLNSCNLWQKLYDMTQDETIGIKAGRFANPKIFNFLGPTMWRTQTPLEGLETMFRYFQLFSDAAKLCVVKMKDGYSVRVTVCTDEYIPAINMDAFLGAIITLCRQHYGDDFAPKHVKTMRPLVKDVSYFRRFFRCDIEFEQPIFEIAFEHEMLERQVQLDSNLYGNLDLSTKELKDRVRLLERDDLIAQIKILVKQNLSKENSSLSSISNRFYMSERTMQRRLEMYNCTFRSIVEECRHELALDYIQCSDLSVADIGHLLGFSNYSNFARAFKNWTKMSPNTYKQAMNIL; encoded by the coding sequence ATGCCGGCCCCTCATTTGAATTGCATAACTACCCCGGACTTAAACCACGACAAGCCTTCAGATGGTGCTTACGTCAGTGGCAGCTATCTCTTATTAATGTTACCTGTACTTGATGAGTTAGGCATAGATCAAAAACTTTTCTTTCACCAAGAACAAATTGATTTGAAACGTCTGACGGATGTTAACTACAGAATCACCAATCTTAATTCATGTAATCTTTGGCAAAAATTATATGATATGACTCAAGATGAGACTATTGGCATCAAAGCTGGGCGTTTTGCCAACCCTAAAATATTTAACTTCCTTGGGCCAACGATGTGGCGAACACAAACACCACTAGAAGGCTTAGAAACCATGTTTAGGTACTTTCAGCTATTTTCTGATGCAGCCAAATTGTGCGTAGTTAAGATGAAAGATGGCTATAGTGTGCGAGTAACGGTATGTACCGATGAATACATTCCTGCAATAAACATGGATGCATTTCTAGGCGCTATTATTACGTTATGCCGACAGCATTATGGTGATGACTTTGCTCCTAAGCACGTAAAAACCATGCGACCATTAGTAAAAGACGTCAGTTACTTCCGTCGCTTTTTCCGCTGCGACATTGAATTTGAACAGCCTATTTTTGAAATAGCTTTTGAGCACGAGATGCTTGAGAGACAAGTACAGCTTGATAGTAATTTATATGGAAACTTAGATCTTAGTACCAAAGAATTAAAAGATAGGGTTAGGTTATTGGAGCGCGACGATCTTATTGCTCAAATAAAGATACTGGTGAAACAAAATTTATCCAAAGAGAATAGCTCATTGAGCAGTATATCAAATCGTTTTTACATGAGTGAGCGCACCATGCAACGTCGATTAGAGATGTATAATTGTACCTTCAGGTCGATTGTTGAAGAATGTCGCCATGAACTGGCACTAGATTACATTCAATGTTCGGATTTATCGGTAGCCGATATAGGACATTTACTAGGCTTTTCAAACTATAGCAATTTTGCGCGCGCATTTAAAAACTGGACTAAGATGTCACCTAACACATACAAACAAGCCATGAATATTCTTTGA
- a CDS encoding crotonase/enoyl-CoA hydratase family protein: MALVTTEIEEQIATITITNGKVNAISHQVIDELNAALDQAEQEKAVVILTGQPGILSGGYDLKTMKAGPDSAIGLVTKGSNLARRMLAFPYPIIVACSGHAVAKGAFILLSCDYRIGCDGDFKIGLNEVAIGMTMHNAGIEIAQSRIPINYLNRSVNNAEMFDPKTAIKAGFLDIIVAPEQLMATAKFTAEQMKKLDMTAHIGTKLKQRKASLAALDQAIEVDANLVINL; encoded by the coding sequence ATGGCCTTAGTTACCACAGAAATAGAAGAACAAATTGCGACAATCACTATAACTAACGGCAAAGTAAACGCTATTTCTCACCAAGTGATTGACGAATTAAACGCAGCTCTTGATCAAGCTGAACAAGAAAAAGCCGTTGTTATCTTAACGGGGCAACCGGGTATTCTTTCTGGTGGATACGACTTAAAAACCATGAAAGCGGGCCCTGACTCGGCAATCGGTTTGGTCACCAAAGGATCTAACCTAGCTCGCAGAATGCTCGCGTTTCCCTACCCTATTATTGTTGCATGTAGCGGCCACGCTGTTGCAAAAGGTGCGTTCATATTATTAAGCTGTGATTATCGCATCGGTTGTGACGGTGACTTTAAAATTGGCTTAAATGAAGTCGCAATAGGTATGACGATGCATAATGCGGGTATTGAAATTGCGCAAAGCCGTATCCCAATCAACTACCTTAATCGTTCAGTTAACAATGCTGAAATGTTTGATCCAAAAACGGCAATTAAAGCGGGCTTTTTAGACATCATCGTCGCCCCAGAACAATTGATGGCAACAGCTAAATTTACTGCAGAACAAATGAAAAAACTTGATATGACTGCACACATTGGCACCAAATTAAAGCAACGTAAAGCGTCGTTAGCAGCCCTTGATCAGGCAATCGAAGTTGATGCTAACCTAGTGATTAACTTATAA